DNA from Actinoplanes sp. SE50/110:
GAAAAAACGGCCGCTTCGGCTGACGTACACCGGGCGGACGGCCGTTCGCCCGGTTCAAGACCGGGCACCTGCTGCATCACCGGTTCAGCCGGACACCGTGGGAGCGGACCGAGGTCTTCGACCCGGCCCGCACCGGCGAGCGGCTGCGCGGCCCGGCCATCGCCGCCCGGCGTCGCCGGTCAGGCTGCCGGATGGCGGCGGCTGATCAGGTTCTGCAGTTCGGCGACCAGGTCCTTCGGCGTGAGCGGCTTCGCGAGGTAGCCGTCCGCGCCGGAGATCATCCCGGCGTCCACGTCGTAGGCGTGGCTGTTGCCGGAGACCATCAGGATCGCCATGTCCCGCACCGACGGGGTGCTGCGGGCCAGCTGGCACAGCTCCATCCCGTTCATGGCCGGCATCCGGACGTCGGTGATCATGCCGATCGGCTTGGCCACGGTGAGGATCCGGGCCGCGGTGTGCCCGTCCTTGGCGCCCACGGCCCGGAAGCCGGCCGCCTCCAGGCTCACCGACAGCAGGTCACGGACGTCGGCGTCGTCGTCGGCGATCAGGATCAGGTTCTCGTTCATGCGGCTCCTCCTCGTGGACCCTCCTGATCGGCCGCGGTCCGGCCGCGGCCAGGAAAGCCGGGGTTGCCGTCCGGGAGCGGTCTGCCGTCGGCAGAAGAATGCGGCGTCCGGTCCGGGCGGTGGGCAGAATCCGGCCATGGCCACCTTCTCGCTGCAGGCTCAGCCGGCCGATGCCGCCGACTGGCTCGACCTCGCCCGCCGGGCCGAAGCCGCCGGTTTCCACGCCCTCTACGCCGCCGACCACCCGGGCAGCGGCGCGTCGCCGTTCGTGGCGCTGGCCGCGGCCGCCGCCGTCACCAGCCGGATCGAGCTTGGACCGTACGTGGTGAACGCCGGCATCCGCGAGCCGCTGCTGATCGCCTCGGACGTGGCCACCCTGGACGTGGTCTCCGGTGGCCGGGCCATCCTCGGCATCGGCGCCGGGCACACGCCGGCCGAGTGGACCGCGGTCGGCCGGGTGCGCCCGGACGTGGCCGGCCGGGTCCGCCACTGCATCGCGGTGGCCGAGGCGACCGTGCGGATGCTGGCCGGCGACGGGCTGGACCGGCCCCGGCCGGTGCGCGAGCGGGTGCCGGTGCTGTTCGGTGGTGGGAACACCGAGCTGCTGCGCTGGGCGGCCACGAACGCCGACGTGATCGGCCTCTCCGGCCTGGGCCGCACCCTCGCGGACGGGCACACGCACACCGCGCGGTTCCACCCGGATCAGGTGGACGCGCAGGTGGAGCTGGCCGGGGGCACGCCGGTCGAGGCGCTGGTGCACTACTTCGCGATCGGTGACGACGCGGGCCGCAGGTACGCGACCTGGGCCGCCGACGCCGGGATCAGTCCGGCGGCGGCGGCCGAGTCGCCCTATCTGCTGGCCGGGACGGCGGCGGAGATCCGCGCGAAGCTCCAGCGGTGTGAGCGCCGCTGGGGCCTGACCCGGTACGTGGTGCGACGCCCGGCCTTCGAGTCGATGGCGCCGCTGCTGCGGTGAGCCGGGCCCGCGGCCTCAGTTGGTGTTCACCGCGGCGGTGCTGGCCGGAGCGATGTTGCGGAAGGCCGACATGGTCAGGTCCAGCGTCGACTTGTCCGGCTTGGTGGAGACCTGCAGGTTCGCGGTCTGGATCAGCACCGCGCGGGGCTGGGTGTACTGCAGCTGGTTCACGAACGTGCTCAGGTTCGCGATGCTGCCGGTCGCGCTGATCGTGATCGGCAGCTCCTCGACGGTCGGCACCACCTGGGACTTGTCGTGACCGGAGGCCGAGTACGCGTCGACCGCGACGTTGAGGTCCAGGCCCATCGTCTGCAGCTGGGTGAGGAAGGCCGGGATGGCGTCCCCGGTCGGCAGCGCCAGCTTGTACCGGGCCTCGTTGGCCTTGTAGGTGTCCATCTTCGCCTGTTCGACGTTGAGGTCGGCCAGGGTCTTGCGCAGCTTGGCGAGCTGCGCGGTGGCGTCCCCGACCTGGTCCCGGGCGGTGGCCGCGTCGGTGTACTGGCTCTTGATCGGCAGGAACCAGGCGGCGGCCACCAGCAGTGCGATCAAACCGATGCCGCCGAACAGCCAGACGCGGTCGGAGCGGAGCAGGTTCATCTAGTTCCCTCCGGACGGGCACTTCTTGACGCTGTACTTGCCGCAGAGCGCCGGGTCGGTGATCGAGACGGTCAGGTTGAAGTTCACGCCGCCGCCGGCGGCCGTCGCCACGTTGCTGACGAACGGGTCGGCCAGGCCCTTCTTGCCGAGTGCGGCGAGCGCCTTGACGTAGTCGGCGACCGCCTTCTTGTCCGGCGCCGTGCCGCTGACCGAGAGCAGCCCGACGCCGTCGCTCTTCAGCGCGGCCGCGTTCAGGCTGCCGCTGATCTGGGTGACGGTCGTCTTGGACGCGGTGCCGGTGGTCCGTACCAGGTCGAGCATGGCCTGCCAGGACAGGTCGTCGGCCATCAGCTTGGCGAGCTGGCCCTCGACCAGCGTGTTCCGGTTCCTGATCTTGACGACTTCCTGGTACTTGTTCTGGCCCCGCTGGACGTCGGCCACCTGCTTGGTGATCGCCGCGTACTCGGCGTCGGCGTCCTTGCGCTCCGCGGCCGCCTGCCAGTACCAGTAGCCCAGCCCGTTGAGGACCAGTACCACGGCGACCAGCACGGCGGTGCGGGTGCGCCGCGCCCGCCGGCCGTCACTGATGTCCTGCGGGAGCAGGTTGGCCCGGATGCTCAGGACGCGGGCCGCCTGCTGCGGGGTGACCGACGGGTCCACCGGCATCAACGCGGTCGTGGTCATCAGGCCCCTCCCAGGGTGAGGCCGATCGACACGGCGGCCGACGGCACGAAACTGTCGAACCCACGCTCCCGGGCGCGGCGGGTGTCGCGCAGCCGGGCCGCGCTGTCCGCGTACATCACCGCGATGCCCAGCTGGTTCTGCAGGTGTTCGGCGAGCCCGGGCATCAGCGCGCCGCCGCCGCACAGCGACAGCCGGGTGACCTGCTTCTGCCGCTCACCGGAGGCCAGGTAGGTGAACGAGCTGCGCAGCTCGCTGGCCAGCGGGCGGACCGCGTCGGCGACCGCGGTGACGGTGTCCGGGTTGCCGTCGCCGTGCAACCCGTACCGGCACTTGATCTCCTCGGCCTGATCGGCCGGCAACCCGAGCCGGGTGGCGATGCTGTCGGTGATCTCCGAGCCGCCGCGCGGCAGGGTCCGCACGAACAGCGGTTCGCCGTCGGCGTGCACCACCACGCTGGTGATGTCGGCGCCGATGTCGACGATCGCCTCGACCTGGGCGTCCAGCCGGGAGGCGGCGCGCAGCAGGGCGAACGAGGCCAGGTCGACCCCGGTCACGTGCAGGCCGGCCTTCTCCACCGCCTGGACCATCCCGACCACGGCCTCCTTGGGCATGGCGATCAGCAGGCCGCGGACGGTCGGATTGTCGCCCGGCTGCTCCAGGGGATAGAAGTCGAGCAGCGAGCGCTCCACCGCCAGCGGCAGCGCATCCTTGACCTGGAAGGGCAGCGCCTGGCGCATCTGCGAGGCCGGCAGGTTCGCGATCGACATCTCGCGGACCACCAGCTGCGGGTTGGTGACGCCGAGGCTGACCCGCTTGGTGCCGAACCGGGAGGCCGCCCAGAGCTGCTTGAGCGCCGTGGTGACGCCGAGCGGGTCCTGCACCACGCCGCCGTGCACCGCGCCCGGGTCGAGCGGGATCTGCCCGAAGTTGGTCAGCGTGTGTCCGTCCTTGGTGCGACGGACCTCGACAGCCCGGATCGAGGACGAGCCGATGTCCAGCCCGATCGGTGTTGCGCCAGCCATCGGTCTTCCTTTCCTGCGGTGGGGTTCTCCCGGCTGATCGGTCAGAACGACGCGGGGATGAGGAGCTGGGCGTACCATTCCGCGATCGGGGCCGCGGCGAACACCGCGAGGAACGCACCGGCCAGCATGTAGGGGCCGAACGGGATGCGACTCTTGCGCCCGGCGACCCGGGTGGCGAGCAGGATCGCGCCGACCACCCCGCCGAGCAGGAAGGCGGCGAACGCGCCGACCGCCACCGCGCCCCAGCCGAGCCAGCCGAGGTGGAAGCCGAGCAGCGGGGCCAGCTTCACGTCCCCCCGGCCCATGCCGAAGGTGGCCAGCACCCGGTAGAGCACGTAGAGCAGACCCGCAGCGGCGGCGCCCCGGAGCAGGGCGGTCGGGTCACCGGCCAGCAGGGCGGGTGGGATCAGCAGGGCGGCAGCCACCGCGTACGACGGCAAGACGATCTTGTCCGGAAGCCGCATCACGTCGAGGTCGATCAGCGCCAGGGCGATCGCGACCGCGGCCAGGTAGAGATAGCCGGGCAGGGCCCAGGACCAGCCGAACCGGGCGGCCACCGCGACGAACAGGGCGGCGGTGCCGGCTTCGACGAGCGGGTAGCGGGCGCTGATCGGGGTGGCGCAGTCGGCGCACCGGCCGCGCAGCATCAGCCAGCCGAGCACCGGGACGTTGTGCCGGTTGCGCACGGCGTGGCCGCAGTTCGGGCAGTGCGAGCCGGGGTGTACCAGCGACTCGTCGCGGGGCACCCGGTGGATCACCACGTTCAGGAAGGAGCCGACCGCGAGGCCGAGAAGGCCGACGACGAGCAGCAGGGGGCTCAGTGGCATGGCGGGCTCCTCTCGACGAACGAGCGAACGAAGCGGGCGAACGAGGCGAACGAGGCGAACGGGCGAACGAGGCGAACTAAGCGAACGAGCGGCCGGGTGGCGCCACCGACGACGGTGACGCCACCCGTTACCCGTCATGCGGGGTGGTGCCGGGTCAGCAGCCGGTCGCGGTGGGGGTGATGCCCGAGGCGGTCTTGACCGAGCCACCGACCGAGGCGTCGTACAGGTAGACCTTGCCGCTGCCGCCGGTGTTCTTGGCACAGATCTTGTAGCTGGACGTGCCGGACGGCGGGACGTAGGTCAGCTCGGTCTTGTCCGACACGGTGATGGTGCCGGCCGTGCCGCCGGTCTGCGCCGGGAGCGTGATCGAGCTGGCCGGCGTGCTGTTGGCCACGATGCTGGTCGCCGCGTTCGTCGGGTAGGTGTTGCCGTTGCCGGTGTAGTACTGCTCCACCGCGCTGATCGCGCCGCGGACGTCCGACTGCGCCGACTTGTCGGCCGCGCCCTGGCGGTAGTTCAGGTACACCGGCACGGCGATCGCGACGAGGACACCGATGATGACCACGACGACCAGGAGCTCGATGAGGGTGAAGCCCTCGTCGTCCTTCTTGGCGCGGATCTCGGCCTGCTTGGCGATCATTCGGTCGATGACGTTCTGCATTTGGGGTGCCTTTCCTGGCAAGGGGCGGGTGGAGCGGGGAAGGGAGAACCGAGCTCGGGTGCCCGGGTGGTGCCGGCCGTCGGGAAGCGGCCGTGCTGAGAATCAGCTGGACTGAATGTTCTGGTAAATGGTGAACATCGGCAGGTAGAGACAGACCACCATGCCGCCGACCACCGCGCCCATGACGAGCACCATGATCGGTTCGATCGACGCGGCCAGTGACTCGGCCGCGGCGTCGACCTCTCTGTCGTAGAAGTCGGCAACCTTGTCGAGCATCTGACTGATCTGGCCGCTCTCTTCCCCGACCTCGATCATCTGGTTGACCATCTCGGGGAAGACCTTGTGGTTGCGCATCGCACCGGACATCGGCTGGCCGTCGCGGACCGTCGCCTGGATGTCCTGCATGGCAATGTTGATCACTTCGTTGCCGGTGGTCTCGCCGACCACGGCGAGCGCCTGCATGACCGGCACGCCGACGTTGAGCAGCAGGCCGAGGTTCCGGGAGAACCGGCTCATCGCCAGCTTCTGGAACAGCGAGCCGAAGACCGGCATGCGCAGCTTGAGCTTGTCGACCTTGAGGCGGAACTCGGCGCTGGTCCGGTGCTGGTGCTTGTACGCCGCGGCCGCCCCGATCCCGATGCCCAGCACCAGCGGCCCGATCCACCACATGTTGTGGCTGGTCGTGACGAGGAACTGGGTGATCGCCGGGAGTTCGCCGCCGAGGTTCTTGAACATCGCCTCGAAGATCGGGACGATGAAGATCAGCATCGCCGCGATCAGCAGGAACGTGAAGCCGAGCACGATCGCCGGATAGGTCAGCGCACTTTTGATCTTGCCGCGGAGCGCGGTGTCCTTCTCCAGGCTGTCGGCGATCTGCTCCAACGCCCGGTCGATCATGCCGCCCGTCTCGCCGGCCCGGATCATCGCGACCATCAGTCGCGGGAAGACCCGGTCGTGCTTGGCCATCGACGCCGACAGCCCGCCACCGGCGGCCACGTCCGAGCGCACCTCACCGATCGCCTTCTTCAGCGGCGGCGACGAGGTCTGCTCCTCCATGATCGACAGAGAGCGCAGCAGCGACATGCCGGACGAGGTCATGGTGGCGAACTGCCGGGCGAAGACCGCCAGGTCCTTGAGCTTGACCCGGTTGCCCAGCCCGGGGATCTTCAGCTCGCGCTGCAGACCCTGGCCGGCCTCGACCAGGCCCAGCGGCACCTCGCCCCGCTGCTGGAGCATGTGCGTGGCGGCCGCCTCGTTGGGAGCCTCGATGGTGCCCTTGGACTTCTTGCCCGAGGCGTCGATGGTGCTGTAGGCGAACGTCTTGTTCGTGCCGCTCATGGTCAGGACCTCCCGACAAGCCGCTTGAGCTCTTCCGGCGAGTGGCTGATCTCGGTGGCCGTCTGCATGGTGATGATGCCCTCCCGCACCTTTTCGGCCAGATGCTGGTCGAAGGCGAGCATTCCCTCGTTGCTGCCGGCCTGCATGAACGAGGGGATCTGGTGCGACTTGCCCTCCCGGATCAGGCTCCGGATGGCCGGCGTCGCGCTCAGGATCTCGCAGATCACCGCCCGGCCCTTGCCGTCCGCGCGGGGCGCCAGCGCCTGGGTGATCACACCCTGGAGACTGGCCGCCAGCTGCGCGCGGATCTGCAACTGCTGGTGCGGTGGGAAGATGTCGATGACCCGGTCGATGGTCTGGGTGGCGCTCTGCGTGTGCAGCGTCGCCATCACCAGGTGACCGGTCTCGGCGGCGGTCAGCGCCGTCGCCGTGGTGGTCAGGTCGCGCAGCTCGCCGACCAGGATGATGTCCGGGTCCTGGCGCAGCGCGTGCTTGAGCGCGCTGGCGAAGGTGTCGGTGTCGGCACCCACCTCGCGCTGGTTGACGATGCTGCGCTTGTGCGGGTGGAGGAACTCGATCGGGTCCTCGATGGTGATGATGTGGTCGGCGCGGCTGCGGTTCGCCAGGTCGAGCAGCGAGGCCAGGGTGGTGGTCTTGCCCGACCCGGTCGGGCCGGTCACCAGCACCAGGCCGCGCGGCAGGTGGGCGAAACGGGCCACCGACTCCGGCATGCCCAGCTCGTCCAGCGGCTTGATCTTGTGCGGGATGGCCCGGAAGACCGCGCCGCACGAGGTGCGCTGCCGGTAGAGGTTGCCGCGGAACCGGGAGACGCCGACGATGCTGTGCGCGAAGTCCATCTCCTGCTCGGCCTGGAACGTCTGCCACTGCGCCGGGGTGACCGCCGCGCGGGCCAGCAGTTCGGTGTCCGCGGCGTTGAGCTTGCCGTAACCCGGAACCGCCCGCAGCGATCCGTCCACCCGCATCATCGGCGGCGAGCCCACCGTCAGGTGCAGGTCCGAGCCGCGCGACTCGACCAGGGTGATCAACATCTGGTCGAGCACGGCGAGGTCGTCGGGGTTGACCGCCGTCTCCGGCTGCCGCGTCCCGTGCTCGATCGTGTTCACCGCTCCGGCCCTTTCGTTCGCGTTCCGACGTTTGTTGAATCGGCACCGCTGGGACGGGCTTTAGTAGCGAATCGGGTGTTTCAGACAGCGACCCGGGAAACTTCCCGAATCGAGGTCAGACCGCCCGCGGCCTTGGCCAGACCGTCCGACCGCAGGTCGTACATCCCCTGGGCGAGCGCCACCTCGCGCAGCTCACCGGCCGGTGCCCGGCGGATGGTCAGCGACTCGATCTCCGGACTGACCGGCATCACCTCGTGCAGCGCGATCCGGCCCTTGTACCCGGTGTTCGCGCAGTTGCGGCAGCCCACCGGGCGGTAGAGCACCTGCGGGAAGGCGAGGTCCTCCAGCGGCCAGCGAGCGCCCAGCACCTCCTCCTCGGTCGGCGCGTACGCCTCCTTGCACCAGTCGCAGAGCCGCCGGGCCAGCCGCTGGGCCAGCACGCAGTCCAGCGACGAGCCGACCAGGAACGGCTCGATGCCCATCTCGGTGAGCCGGGTGACCGCGCCCGGCGCGTCGTTGGTGTGCAGCGTGGAGAGCAGCAGGTGACCGGTGAGGGCGGCCTCGACGGCGATCTGCGCGGTGGTGCCGTCGCGGATCTCACCGATCAGCACCACGTCCGGGTCGGAGCGCAGGATGGCCGGCAGCACCGCGGCGAAGGTCAGCCCGGCCTTGACGTTCACCTGCACCTGGTTGATCCCGCGCAGGCGGTACTCGACCGGGTCCTCGATGGTGATCACGTTGACCTCGGGCTTGCTGATCCGGCCCAGCGTGGCGTACAGCGTGGTCGACTTGCCGGACCCGGTCGGGCCGGTGACCAGGACCATGCCGTGCGGTTTGGTGAACGACGCCTCGAACCGGCTCAGGTTGTGCTCGGTGAAGCCGAGTTTGCGCAGATCCAGGTCGATGCCACCGGTGTCGAGCACGCGGAGCACGATCTTCTCGCCCCAGACCGTGGGCAGGGTGGCGGTGCGCAGATCGACCGTGCGGTCCCGGATCAGTGCGGTGATCCGGCCGTTCTGCGGCACCCGCTTCTCGGTGATGTCGACGCCCGACATGATCTTGATACGTGAGGTCAGCGCCGCCATCACGCCGCGCGGCACGATGTCCACCTCGTGCAGCACGCCGTCGATCCGGTACCGCACCCGCATCTCGTCCTCGGTCGGCTCCAGGTGCAGGTCCGAGGCGCGGTTCATGACGGCCTGCTCGATCAGGCTGTTCACGTACCGGACGATCGGGGCGTCCTCGGTGCTGGTCTGCTGCGCGGCCATCCCGGCCGAGTCGTCCATCCCGGCGCCGGCCAGGTCACCCAGGTCGCTGTCGTCGCGCTGCAGCTTCTCGATGATTCGACGGACCTCGGAGCGGGCCACCACCACGGGGCGCACCGTCATGCCGGTCGCCGCGCGTACGTCGTCGAGCGCCACCACGTCGGCCGGGTCGGTCACCCCGACCACCAGCTCGCCGTCGTTGATCGCCAGGCCCAGCACCCGGTGCCGGAGCACCACGGGCAGCGGGATGCGCTTCAGCGCGGTCGGGTCCGGGGTGAAGCCGACCAGGTCGAGGGTGTTGATCCCGAACGCCGCGGCGGCCGCCTGGGTCAGCTGCTCCTCGGTGACCACCTGGTCGTTGATCAGGACGGCCCGCACCGGACGCCCGCTGCGCTGGGCCTCCTCGGCAGCCGAGTCGACCGCGTGCGGGTCGACCCCGATCTGCTTCAGGGCATCGAGCAGCGGGCGGAAGGTTTGGTCCATGGAGTCCTCAGGCGCGGCACAGGGTATACACCCCTCCATCGGACATCCCGGGAGAAAACTTAGTGGCGAAATGTCCGTCGATACGCGGACGGGGCCACGCCGATCGTCGCGTGCAGGTGCTGCCGCAGGGCCGTGGCACTGCCCAGCCCGGCCCGGCGGGCCACCACGTCCACCCCGAGGTCGGTCGACTCCAGCAGCAGCCGGGCGTGCTCGACCCGCTGGCGCAGCAGCCACCGCCGCGGGCTGGAGCCGGTCTCGTCGCGGAACCGCCGGGTGAAGGTGCGCACGCTCATCCGGGCGTGCGCGGCCATCTCCTCCAGGGTGACCGGGTCGGCCAGCCGGTCCAGCACCCAGGTCCGGGTCGGTTCGGTGCCGCTGTTCGCGGCGGCCGGAACCGGGCGCTCGATGTACTGCGCCTGGCCACCGTCCCGCCACGGCGGCACCACGCAGCGGCGGGCCGCCCGGTTCGCCACCTCGGCGCCGTGATCGGAGCGCACGATGTGCAGGCAGAGGTCGACCCCGGCGCCGACCCCGGCCGAGGTGAGCACGTCGCCGTCGTCCACGAACAGCACGTCGAAGTCCCAGTCGACCCGCGGATACAGGCCACCGATCCGGCTGGCCCAGGCCCAGTGGGTGGCGGCCGGGCGACCGTCCAGCAGCCCGGCGGCGGCCAGCACCGAGGCGCCGGTGCAGATCGACACGATCCGGGCGCCGCGCCGGGCCGCCGCCAGCAGCACCTCCCGAACCGCGTCGGGCAGGCTGCCGTCGGTGACCGGGCCGCCGAGGTGGATGCCGGGGATCAGCACGGTGTCGGCGCGGGCCACGACGCTCAGGTCGTGGTCGGGGGTGACGGTGAAACCGGCCTCGGCCCGGACCGGCCCCTCGCCGCAGAACAGCAGCTCGTAGAACCGGTTGCGGGCGCCGTCCCGGGCCGCGCCGAAGACCTGCGCGGGCACGCCGAGATCGAACGGGACGACACCGTCGAGGACCAGGACCGCGATCACGTGGGGCATGGCTCGATTCTTGCGCATGATGGCCTTCGGGCCACTCGTCCGATCATCCGGACCCCGGAAGAATCAACGGCGTGAAAGCACGCCTCCACCCCGCCTGGTCGGTCGCCGCCGTCGCGTTCATCGCCCTGATCGGCGCGGCCGGCTTCCGCTCCACCCCGTCCGTCATGCTGCAGCCGCTGCACGCCGAGTTCGGCTGGTCGCTGGGCACCATCTCGGCCGCCGTCTCGGTCAACCTGATGCTCTACGGTCTGACCGCACCGTTCGCCGCCGCCCTGATGGCCCGGTTCGGCATCCGCCGGGTCGCCGCCGCCGCGCTCGGCCTGGTCGCGCTCGGCTCCGGGCTGACCGTGCTGATGCACCACAGCTGGCAGCTGATGCTCTGCTGGGGCGTGCTGGTCGGCCTCGGCACCGGCTCACTCGCCCTCGGGTTCGTCGCCACCATCACCGGCCGCTGGTTCGTCAGACATCGCGGCCTGGTCACCGGCATCCTCACGGCCGGCGGGGCGACCGGCAACCTGATCTTCCTGCCGGTGCTGTCCCGGCTCGTCGAGTCGCACGGCTGGCGCACCGCGGCCCTCACCGTGTCGGCGATCGCGCTGCTGGTCGTACCGTTGATCCTGGGGCGGCTGCGGGACCACCCGCAGGATCTCGGGACGACCGCGCTCGGCGGCATCACCGAACCGCCCGCCCCGCCCGCGGGCAACGCCGTCCGGACCGCGCTCACCGCCCTCCGCGACGCCGGCCGGACCCGCGCGTTCTGGCTGCTCGCCGGCGGCTTCGCGATCTGCGGGGCGACCACCAACGGGCTGGTCGGAACACATTTCATCCCGGCCGCCCACGACCACGGCATGCCGAACACCACGGCCGCGAGCCTGCTCGCCCTGGTCGGCGTCTTCGACGTGGTGGGCACGATCGCGTCCGGCTGGCTCACCGACCGGGTCGACAGCCGCGTCCTGCTCGGCGCCTACTACGCCCTGCGCGGCCTGTCGCTGCTCGTGCTGCCGTCGATCCTGGCCGCCACCGCGCACCCCGGCATGCTGGTCTTCATCCTGTTCTACGGCCTCGACTGGGTCGCCACCGTCCCGCCCACGGTCACCCTGTGCCGGGAGTACTTCGGCGCCGCCGGCCCGGTCGTCTTCGGCTGGGTCTTCGCCTCCCACCAGATCGGCGCGGCGATCGCCGCCACCACCGCCGGCCTGGTCCGCGACCAGCTCGGCGCGTACACCTGGGCCTGGTACGGCGCGGGCGCCCTCGCCCTCCTGGCGTCCCTGCTCAGCCTGATGCTCTTCGCCGGCAAACACCTCAAGCCACTCGCCCCCGGCCTCGGCCTCGCCGTTCCCGCCGCCAAGGCCTGAGACACGATGGCGGCGTACGCCGTGGGCACCGCCCGCCGCGCCATTGGAATCCGGTGGCGCGGCCGCCTCCCCGGGCCGGGACGGCCCCGCGTCGTACCACCGCAATCGGGTTTTCACGGGGTGACCTGAACGACCTCCAGGAACCCGCTGAGCACCAGAATCTGACGGACGTTGGGGCTCGGGTGCGCGAGCTGGAAGGCGATGCCCTGGTCACGGGCCCGCTGGAAGCCGGAGATCAGCGCGCCGAGGCCGGTCGAGTCGATGAACGCGACCGCGGCCATGTCCACCACGATCTGCCGCGGGCGGCCGGTGACCGCCTCGCCCAGAGCGACCCGGACCTGCTCCACGGTCAGCACGTCGATCTCACCGCGCAGCGAAACGGTGGTCGTGTTGCCGTCGGCATCCAGGCTCGTCACTTCTTCGATCACCGGGGGCCTTCCGTCTCGCGGGCGCGTGCCCGCTTTGCTGTTGCGGGGGTTCCACGTACGGTAATCGGCATCACCAAAATGTGAGGAGCACGGTGTGCCGATCCGTGGCGGTCTGCCGCCGCGCAATCCCCGTTTCGTGGGCCGTGAGGAACTCCTGACCCGCGTGCGCGGCCTGCTCGGCAACGGTCCGGTGGTGCTGCTGCCGAGTCCCGACCATCAACTCGGCGGGACAGGACGTACCCAATTGGCGATCGAATATGCCTATCGCCACGCGGACTCGTACGAGCTGGTCTGGTGGATCCCGGCCGAGCAGGGCGCCGGGATGCGCGCCGCGCTGGCCGGGCTCGCCCGGAAACTGGGACTGCCGGAAACCCGCGATCTCAACCGCACCCTCGGCGCCGTCCGGGACGCGCTGAGCCGGGGCGAGCCGTTCCGGCACTGGCTGGTCGTCTTCGAGAACGCGAACCGGCCCGAGGACATCATGCCGTACCTGCCCTCCGGCGCCGGCCACGTGCTGGTGACCAGCCGCAACCCGCGCTGGACGGCCGAGGTGGCGCAGGCCCTGCCGGTCCCGGTGCTGGACCGGGCCGACGCCACCGACCTGCTGCGCGGCCGTGCCCCGGAGCTGTCTCCGGAGGACGCCGATCGGCTCGCGGCCCGGCTCGGCGACGTGCCGATCGCGCTGGACCTGGCCGCCGCGGTACGCACGGCCACCGGCTGGCCGGTCGCCGAATACCTGGAGCGGTACGAGCGTCGGGCCGCCGAACTCGCCTTCCCCACCCCGATCCGGGTGACCTGGGGCCTGGCCGCCGACGCGCTGGGCGAGGCGTCCCCGGCCGACCGGGTGCTGCTGGAGCTGTGCACCTTCCTGGCCAGCGCGCCGATCTCCTGGCAGCTGCTCTGGGCGGCCCGCACCTGCCCGCTGGACCCGGAGGTGGCCCGCACCGTCCGGGTCGAGCGCCGGCTGCGCGCGGCGATGCGGCGGATCGCCCGGTTCGGGCT
Protein-coding regions in this window:
- a CDS encoding type II secretion system F family protein, translated to MSGTNKTFAYSTIDASGKKSKGTIEAPNEAAATHMLQQRGEVPLGLVEAGQGLQRELKIPGLGNRVKLKDLAVFARQFATMTSSGMSLLRSLSIMEEQTSSPPLKKAIGEVRSDVAAGGGLSASMAKHDRVFPRLMVAMIRAGETGGMIDRALEQIADSLEKDTALRGKIKSALTYPAIVLGFTFLLIAAMLIFIVPIFEAMFKNLGGELPAITQFLVTTSHNMWWIGPLVLGIGIGAAAAYKHQHRTSAEFRLKVDKLKLRMPVFGSLFQKLAMSRFSRNLGLLLNVGVPVMQALAVVGETTGNEVINIAMQDIQATVRDGQPMSGAMRNHKVFPEMVNQMIEVGEESGQISQMLDKVADFYDREVDAAAESLAASIEPIMVLVMGAVVGGMVVCLYLPMFTIYQNIQSS
- the pilO gene encoding type 4a pilus biogenesis protein PilO, whose product is MNLLRSDRVWLFGGIGLIALLVAAAWFLPIKSQYTDAATARDQVGDATAQLAKLRKTLADLNVEQAKMDTYKANEARYKLALPTGDAIPAFLTQLQTMGLDLNVAVDAYSASGHDKSQVVPTVEELPITISATGSIANLSTFVNQLQYTQPRAVLIQTANLQVSTKPDKSTLDLTMSAFRNIAPASTAAVNTN
- a CDS encoding LLM class flavin-dependent oxidoreductase, which gives rise to MATFSLQAQPADAADWLDLARRAEAAGFHALYAADHPGSGASPFVALAAAAAVTSRIELGPYVVNAGIREPLLIASDVATLDVVSGGRAILGIGAGHTPAEWTAVGRVRPDVAGRVRHCIAVAEATVRMLAGDGLDRPRPVRERVPVLFGGGNTELLRWAATNADVIGLSGLGRTLADGHTHTARFHPDQVDAQVELAGGTPVEALVHYFAIGDDAGRRYATWAADAGISPAAAAESPYLLAGTAAEIRAKLQRCERRWGLTRYVVRRPAFESMAPLLR
- a CDS encoding prepilin-type N-terminal cleavage/methylation domain-containing protein, with the translated sequence MQNVIDRMIAKQAEIRAKKDDEGFTLIELLVVVVIIGVLVAIAVPVYLNYRQGAADKSAQSDVRGAISAVEQYYTGNGNTYPTNAATSIVANSTPASSITLPAQTGGTAGTITVSDKTELTYVPPSGTSSYKICAKNTGGSGKVYLYDASVGGSVKTASGITPTATGC
- a CDS encoding type IV pilus twitching motility protein PilT; the protein is MNTIEHGTRQPETAVNPDDLAVLDQMLITLVESRGSDLHLTVGSPPMMRVDGSLRAVPGYGKLNAADTELLARAAVTPAQWQTFQAEQEMDFAHSIVGVSRFRGNLYRQRTSCGAVFRAIPHKIKPLDELGMPESVARFAHLPRGLVLVTGPTGSGKTTTLASLLDLANRSRADHIITIEDPIEFLHPHKRSIVNQREVGADTDTFASALKHALRQDPDIILVGELRDLTTTATALTAAETGHLVMATLHTQSATQTIDRVIDIFPPHQQLQIRAQLAASLQGVITQALAPRADGKGRAVICEILSATPAIRSLIREGKSHQIPSFMQAGSNEGMLAFDQHLAEKVREGIITMQTATEISHSPEELKRLVGRS
- the pilM gene encoding type IV pilus assembly protein PilM, whose translation is MAGATPIGLDIGSSSIRAVEVRRTKDGHTLTNFGQIPLDPGAVHGGVVQDPLGVTTALKQLWAASRFGTKRVSLGVTNPQLVVREMSIANLPASQMRQALPFQVKDALPLAVERSLLDFYPLEQPGDNPTVRGLLIAMPKEAVVGMVQAVEKAGLHVTGVDLASFALLRAASRLDAQVEAIVDIGADITSVVVHADGEPLFVRTLPRGGSEITDSIATRLGLPADQAEEIKCRYGLHGDGNPDTVTAVADAVRPLASELRSSFTYLASGERQKQVTRLSLCGGGALMPGLAEHLQNQLGIAVMYADSAARLRDTRRARERGFDSFVPSAAVSIGLTLGGA
- a CDS encoding response regulator transcription factor, encoding MNENLILIADDDADVRDLLSVSLEAAGFRAVGAKDGHTAARILTVAKPIGMITDVRMPAMNGMELCQLARSTPSVRDMAILMVSGNSHAYDVDAGMISGADGYLAKPLTPKDLVAELQNLISRRHPAA
- a CDS encoding A24 family peptidase, producing the protein MPLSPLLLVVGLLGLAVGSFLNVVIHRVPRDESLVHPGSHCPNCGHAVRNRHNVPVLGWLMLRGRCADCATPISARYPLVEAGTAALFVAVAARFGWSWALPGYLYLAAVAIALALIDLDVMRLPDKIVLPSYAVAAALLIPPALLAGDPTALLRGAAAAGLLYVLYRVLATFGMGRGDVKLAPLLGFHLGWLGWGAVAVGAFAAFLLGGVVGAILLATRVAGRKSRIPFGPYMLAGAFLAVFAAAPIAEWYAQLLIPASF